From Debaryomyces hansenii CBS767 chromosome C complete sequence, a single genomic window includes:
- a CDS encoding DEHA2C12210p (highly similar to uniprot|P32901 Saccharomyces cerevisiae YKR093W PTR2 Functions in transport of small peptides into the cell) — MSEHATEKIVDTDSVEKKHETALVKENSETNEDQLSSPVDEDEGRTPTNEEMKTLRHVSEKIPIRCWLVAIVELAERFSYYGLSAPFQNYMQYDKPKGMLNLSQQGATALSYFFQFWCYVTPVLGAWVADTYWGKLNTIIAFSLFYTVGILILFVTSLPSMSETTALGGFIVAIIIIGIGTGGVKSNVSPLIADQVPKTLPVIKVLKSGERVVQDPNVTIQNVFMYFYLMINIGSLSVIATTELEYNVGFWAAYLLPFCFFFIAIGALIIGRKQYVQLPVSEKVIAKSFKISFIGLKNKFNLDVAKPSVSPEMDYPWSDKFVEEVKRAFYACKVFAFYPLYWVVYGQMLNNFVSQAAQMETHNLPNDILQAINSIAIIIFIPVCERLVYPFIRRFTPFKAITKITMGYMFATGAMVYAAVLQHYIYSSGPCYDEPLKCAGYEGVPNHVHVAIQAPAYFLIAMSEIFASITGLEYAYTKAPVSMKSFITSLFLLTNAIGSAIGIALSSTSEDPKLVWNYTGLAVSCFLAGTAFWFTFKHYNYREDELNSLDYVDDNGIPNNNRDLQPITSFAFSGKSIA, encoded by the coding sequence ATGAGTGAACATGCCACCGAAAAGATCGTTGATACCGACCTGGTTGAAAAGAAACATGAGACAGCCCTTGTAAAAGAAAATAGTGAAACCAACGAAGATCAATTATCTTCTCCAGTTGACGAAGATGAAGGCAGAACCCCAACCAACGAAGAAATGAAGACCTTAAGACATGTGTCGGAAAAAATTCCTATAAGGTGTTGGCTTGTGGCTATTGTTGAATTGGCAGAAAGATTCTCTTACTATGGTTTGAGTGCTccatttcaaaattatatgCAATATGACAAGCCAAAGGGTATGTTAAATTTGAGCCAACAAGGTGCTACTGCTTTATCTTACTTTTTCCAGTTCTGGTGTTACGTTACACCAGTCCTTGGTGCTTGGGTTGCTGATACATACTGGGGTAAGTTAAATACTATTATTGCTTTCTCTCTTTTCTACACTGTTggtattttaattttattcgTCACTTCCCTCCCATCAATGAGTGAAACCACAGCATTGGGTGGATTTATTGTTGcgattattattatcggTATTGGTACCGGTGGTGTTAAATCCAACGTTTCCCCATTAATTGCTGATCAGGTTCCAAAGACTTTACCAGTTATCAAAGTTTTGAAGTCTGGTGAACGTGTAGTTCAAGATCCAAATGTTACAATTCAAAATGTCTTCATGTATTTCTACCTTATGATTAATATTGGTTCATTATCCGTCATTGCTACTACGGAATTAGAATACAATGTCGGCTTCTGGGCGGCATACTTATTACCattctgcttcttcttcattgcTATCGGAGCTTTAATAATTGGTAGAAAGCAATATGTCCAATTACCTGTTTCTGAGAAGGTTATCGcaaaatctttcaaaatctcTTTTATCGGTTTAAAGAATAAGTTCAACTTAGATGTTGCTAAACCTTCCGTTTCCCCAGAAATGGATTACCCATGGAGTGATAAATTTGTCGAAGAAGTCAAGAGAGCTTTCTATGCTTGTAAGGTTTTCGCCTTCTATCCACTTTATTGGGTTGTTTACGGGCAAATGCTTAATAACTTCGTTTCTCAAGCTGCTCAAATGGAAACACACAACTTACCAAACGATATTTTGCAAGCTATCAATTCCATTGcaattattatcttcattcCAGTCTGTGAAAGACTTGTCTACCCTTTCATTAGAAGATTCACCCCCTTCAAAGCCATCACTAAAATTACTATGGGTTACATGTTTGCTACCGGTGCTATGGTTTACGCTGCCGTTTTACAGCATTATATTTACTCCAGTGGCCCTTGTTACGATGAACCATTAAAATGTGCCGGTTACGAAGGTGTCCCAAACCATGTTCATGTTGCCATCCAAGCCCCAGCTTATTTCTTGATTGCCATGTCTGAAATTTTCGCATCCATTACCGGTTTAGAATACGCATACACTAAGGCTCCGGTTTCCATGAAGTCTTTCATTACGTCATTGTTCTTACTTACCAATGCCATTGGTTCTGCTATCGGTATTGCTTTATCTTCTACTTCTGAAGACCCTAAATTGGTCTGGAACTACACTGGTTTAGCCGTATCTTGTTTCCTTGCTGGTACCGCATTCTGGTTCACCTTCAAGCATTACAACTACAGagaagatgaattgaatagcTTAGATTACGTTGACGACAACGGTATTCCAAACAACAATCGTGATCTTCAACCGATCACTTCCTTTGCCTTTTCCGGTAAAAGTATTGCATAA
- a CDS encoding DEHA2C12276p (similar to uniprot|P15365 Saccharomyces cerevisiae YJR152W DAL5 Allantoin permease), with translation MIDEKQYATDKVQEVDSSLDIENNVITTIISPHTGKVVNITNDVDEAMKFVDDEKQVEIDAKTNRRILRKIDMCLMPVMCLLYCFQFMDKLSNSFASILGLREDLNMVGDMYSWTGTAFYLGYLVFEFPASLLLQRFPVVKTVSVFIIVWGVILCLHAVPDYAGFIALRTILGMLESSVTPAFVILTSQWYKKEEQFIRTALWFSCNGIGTILGSGAIAYNVYMNDGSYSMDAWKLIFIITGCLTIFLGFVVMIHLPDTPTQAWFLTEEEKVLVVERIRSNQQGFGNKHFKKHQFIEAITDFKTWLFFIFAIANNIPNGGITNFGSILLTGMGYSPSQALLMQMPQGATEIVGCTLFACGVLYFPYRMFWAIAGTVIVVISECMLAFASQEKAQYAGFTLYTFSPIGFICVLSIISSNVAGHTKKVTTNAIFLVGYCIGNLIGPQTFIDTQAPAYTGAKISIVVNGFASLIVLIIIWLVYAFDNKKRDKLGKNEEFENIQNHEFADLTDKENPSFRYEL, from the coding sequence atgATAGATGAAAAACAATATGCTACAGATAAAGTGCAGGAGGTCGACTCGAGTCTTGACATAGAGAATAACGTCATTACAACGATAATATCACCACATACTGGTAAGGTTGTTAACATTACCAATGATGTTGACGAGGCCATGAAATTCGTTGATGACGAGAAGcaagttgaaattgatgcAAAAACAAATAGAAGAATTCTTCGCAAAATCGATATGTGTCTAATGCCAGTGATGTgcttattatattgtttccAATTTATGGATAAGTTgtctaattcttttgcTTCAATTTTGGGATTGAGAGAAGACTTGAATATGGTCGGAGATATGTACTCGTGGACAGGTACTGCGTTTTATCTTGGTTATTTGGTATTCGAGTTTCCGGCTTCTCTTTTGTTGCAGAGGTTTCCAGTTGTCAAAACAGTATctgtatttattattgtatgGGGGGTTATATTGTGCTTGCATGCCGTTCCTGACTATGCTGGTTTCATTGCCTTGAGGACCATCTTAGGAATGTTAGAAAGTTCAGTTACTCCTGCATTTGTTATTTTGACCAGTCAATGGTATAAGAAAGAGGAGCAGTTCATTAGAACCGCATTATGGTTCAGTTGTAATGGGATTGGTACGATACTTGGATCTGGGGCCATTGCATATAATGTCTATATGAATGATGGTTCGTACTCTATGGACGCTTGgaaattgattttcattatcacAGGCTGCTTAACAATCTTCTTAGGTTTTGTTGTCATGATCCATCTCCCTGATACACCAACACAAGCATGGTTCCTtaccgaagaagaaaaagtgCTTGTTGTAGAGAGAATCAGATCAAATCAACAAGGGTTTGGTAACAAACACTTTAAAAAGCATCAATTTATAGAAGCAATCACAGATTTTAAAACCTGgttattttttatatttgcaATCGCCAATAATATTCCTAATGGAGGTATAACTAATTTTGGAAGTATTTTGTTAACTGGTATGGGTTACTCACCATCTCAAGCTTTGTTGATGCAAATGCCTCAGGGTGCAACTGAGATTGTTGGCTGTACTTTGTTTGCATGCGGTGTACTTTACTTTCCTTATCGTATGTTTTGGGCTATAGCTGGTACTGTCATTGTCGTCATATCAGAATGCATGTTGGCATTTGCAAGTCAAGAAAAAGCTCAATATGCGGGCTTTACACTCTATACGTTTTCTCCGATTGGGTTCATTTGTGTATTATCTATCATCTCTTCTAACGTGGCAGGCCATACAAAGAAGGTTACGACGAATGCTATTTTCTTGGTCGGTTACTGTATTGGTAACCTTATTGGACCTCAAACATTCATTGATACTCAAGCTCCTGCTTATACTGGAGCAAAAATATCTATCGTGGTTAATGGATTTGCTTCATTAATTGTACTTATTATAATTTGGCTCGTTTATGCTTTCGATAATAAGAAGAGAGATAAACTAGGTAAAAACGAAGAATTCGAAAACATTCAAAACCATGAGTTTGCAGACTTGactgataaagaaaatccTAGCTTTAGATACGAATTATAG
- a CDS encoding DEHA2C12166p (similar to uniprot|Q07938 Saccharomyces cerevisiae YLR017W MEU1 Methylthioadenosine phosphorylase), with protein MSVHREEINLSQLPHEFNEPVEFAIIGGTGLYDLPNLKPVARLTISTPWGYPSSPITISVTDSGFPVAFLARHGQKHDLLPTDVPSRANMAALKKIGVKAIVAFSAVGSLQPEIRPRDFVIPTQVIDRTKGIRPSTFFEKGFVAHAMFGEPFDLKLNKLITDSFDTTGFLDQHDNKGVPTFHSKAKTNKGEDLTLICMEGPQFSTRAESKLYRSWGGSVINMSCLPEAKLAREAEIAYQMICMSTDYDSWNEDEEPVTVETVVGNLKANSANACKMATKLVDIIAQEFTSGSLGLGDDLQGSMKYSVSTSPQGVKKEVLEKMHFLFPGYWPVH; from the coding sequence ATGTCAGTACAtagagaagaaatcaatttatcGCAATTACCGCACGAATTTAACGAACCGGTTGAATTCGCTATTATCGGTGGTACGGGATTGTACGACTTGCCAAACTTAAAGCCGGTGGCAAGATTGACTATTTCTACGCCATGGGGTTATCCATCGTCGCCAATTACGATTTCTGTTACAGACAGTGGGTTTCCAGTTGCGTTTTTGGCCAGACACGGTCAGAAGCATGATTTATTGCCTACTGATGTGCCCTCTAGGGCCAACATGGCAgcattgaagaaaattggGGTCAAGGCTATCGTGGCTTTTTCAGCCGTTGGATCCTTACAGCCAGAAATTAGACCAAGAGATTTTGTTATTCCTACGCAGGTGATCGATAGAACCAAGGGTATCAGACCATCGACCTTTTTCGAAAAGGGGTTTGTGGCCCATGCTATGTTTGGAGAACCATTTGATCTCAAGTTGAACAAGCTTATAACCGACAGCTTTGATACGACTGGTTTCTTGGACCAGCATGACAACAAGGGCGTCCCAACCTTCCACAGTAAGGCTAAGACCAACAAGGGCGAAGACTTGACCTTGATCTGTATGGAAGGTCCTCAATTCAGTACTAGAGCCGAATCCAAGTTGTACAGATCGTGGGGTGGCTCTGTCATCAATATGTCTTGTTTGCCAGAGGCCAAGTTAGCAAGGGAAGCCGAAATTGCCTACCAAATGATTTGTATGTCCACCGACTACGATTCATGGAACGAGGACGAAGAGCCAGTCACCGTGGAGACCGTGGTGGGTAACTTGAAGGCCAATTCGGCCAACGCGTGCAAAATGGCCACCAAGTTGGTCGATATCATCGCCCAAGAGTTCACCTCTGGCTCCTTGGGACTTGGTGACGATCTCCAGGGCTCAATGAAGTACTCCGTCAGCACCAGTCCTCAAGGTGTCAAGAAAGAGGTTTTGGAGAAGATGCACTTTTTGTTCCCTGGTTACTGGCCCGTCCACTAG
- a CDS encoding DEHA2C12122p (similar to CA4709|IPF5895 Candida albicans) codes for MSHNSSPESNTTSDDKKQQLRRRHGSHDTPSENDSRRSSRSSTKSNTKPKTHRKKSFVNFAPLNTPLHNRLETMGVIWHCLSIPFFVSLFLLAISLGWIIWIFVILPYFIWWYFFDLHTPTNGKIVYRVKDWMKNIIIWEWFVNYFPISVHKACEFEPTFTQMLVDDNEGNDDEEDLISEDSRTLLDKLFKTLGLRKRLNDSDSHNVSNTTSSDRKFDKALKYKKESTGPRYIFGYHPHGVISMGVMGAFATNVIRNEPYQPPFSFLKSFFHDPSKYTRLLPGIGNIFLLTLTTQFTLPFYRDYLMSLGLTSASYKNIKSLINNGDNSVCLVVGGAQESLLNTMVSPRSRIGNGYKKDETDESGDESEPMVKEYNPKEVQHYSMKEQMDKISDEKKQESSESDSNSDTEKGQKKLENEKLIKTETEDADQPEENKNKSFNDHNGTETENSGQGKEKESQRDDPSSPRQIQLVLNKRKGFVKLAIELGNVCLVPTFGFGEADIFRIANPKPGSLGSRFQEWMKSTFQFTVPFFSARGVFIYDFGFLPFRNPIDICMGEPIYVSSGLIADYKLKHPGFDSDEEVEQKNKQKKEYEKEDETDSKKKDKKDSKKKGKKDFEDKKDSKKREKKIKIPSEILNHYHKLYVDGLKKVYEENKGKFGYEDVELIIIE; via the coding sequence ATGTCACATAACTCATCCCCTGAAAGTAATACCACATCTGACGATAAGAAACAACAGTTACGGAGGAGACATGGTTCACACGATACACCATCAGAAAATGACTCGAGAAGGAGTTCTCGGTCTAGCACCAAATCCAATACCAAGCCAAAAACACATAGGAAGAAGTCATTTGTCAATTTTGCACCGTTGAATACTCCGTTACATAATAGGTTAGAAACTATGGGGGTAATCTGGCATTGCCTTTCCATTCCTTTTTTCGTAAGTCTATTCTTATTGGCAATTTCATTAGGCTGGATCATCTGGATATTTGTGATCCTTCCTTACTTTATTTGGTGgtatttctttgatttaCATACACCTACAAATGGTAAAATTGTCTACCGGGTTAAAGATTggatgaagaatatcataATCTGGGAATGGTTTGTGAACTATTTTCCTATTAGCGTCCATAAGGCATGTGAATTCGAACCGACTTTTACGCAGATGcttgttgatgataatgaaggaAATGACGACGAAGAGGATCTAATTTCAGAGGATTCAAGAACActtcttgataaattgtTCAAAACATTGGGATTGAGAAAACGTTTGAATGATTCAGATTCGCATAATGTTCTGAATACAACTTCAAGTGATagaaaatttgataaggctttgaaatataagaAAGAAAGTACTGGGCCTAGGTATATTTTCGGCTACCACCCGCACGGTGTAATTTCTATGGGAGTCATGGGAGCTTTTGCAACTAACGTGATTCGGAATGAACCATATCAGCCTCCGTTTAGTTTCTTAAAGTCATTTTTCCATGATCCATCTAAGTACACTAGATTATTACCGGGTATTGGTAATATCTTCCTTTTGACCTTAACTACCCAATTTACCTTACCCTTTTACCGTGACTATTTAATGAGCTTGGGATTGACAAGTGCATCTTACAAAAACATTAAAAGTCTTATTAATAATGGAGATAATTCTGTTTGCCTTGTCGTTGGTGGTGCCCAGGAATCATTGCTTAATACCATGGTTTCACCAAGGTCTAGAATCGGCAATGGATATAAGAAAGATGAAACTGATGAAAGTGGAGATGAATCAGAGCCTATGGTAAAGGAGTATAATCCGAAGGAAGTACAACATTATAGCATGAAAGAACAAATGGATAAAATTTCAGATGAGAAAAAACAGGAATCCAGCGAAAGTGACAGCAATCTGGACACAGAAAAAGGCCAAAAGAAACTCGAAAATGAAAAGCTTATTAAAACTGAGACTGAAGACGCTGATCAACccgaagaaaataaaaataaaagcTTTAATGATCATAATGGAACAGAAACTGAAAACTCGGGACAAGGCAAGGAAAAAGAAAGCCAGCGTGATGACCCCTCAAGTCCAAGACAAATTCAGTTGGTATTGAATAAGCGGAAAGGTTTTGTTAAATTAGCTATTGAATTAGGCAATGTTTGTTTGGTGCCAACATTTGGATTTGGTGAGGCAGATATTTTTAGAATAGCTAATCCAAAACCGGGATCTCTTGGATCAAGATTCCAAGAATGGATGAAATCTACATTTCAGTTTACAGTACCATTTTTCAGTGCCAGAGGTGTTTTTATCTATGATTTTGGGTTTTTACCATTTAGAAATCCGATTGATATATGCATGGGCGAGCCAATTTATGTCCTGAGTGGACTAATTGCGGACTACAAATTAAAACACCCAGGCTTTGAttctgatgaagaagtAGAACAAAAGAACAAGCAAAAAAAGgaatatgaaaaagaagatgaaacCGATTCTAAAAAGAAGGACAAGAAGGATTCTAAAAAGAAAGGTaaaaaagattttgaagacaAAAAGGATTCTaaaaaaagagaaaaaaaaataaagattcCTTCCGAAATACTCAACCATTACCATAAATTATACGTCGATGGATTGAAGAAAGTCtatgaagaaaataaggGTAAGTTTGGTTATGAAGATgttgaattaattattattgaatag
- a CDS encoding DEHA2C12188p (no similarity), which produces MKWNTDRLESGHIGERPFAKKLFGKSSHVQIFLFNALSKQNALRYLKCL; this is translated from the coding sequence ATGAAATGGAATACAGATCGCCTTGAAAGTGGCCACATCGGTGAACGGCCCTTCgcaaaaaaattgttcgGAAAATCATCGCATGTAcaaattttcttgtttaaTGCCTTGTCGAAGCAAAATGCCTTAAGATATTTAAAATGCCTTTAG
- a CDS encoding DEHA2C12144p (no similarity), with amino-acid sequence MFPRAKIPYRSVRLTAQQASNKGRFFSSKPPKTEDGIYSYSGTHINSHSLSPSSPTMNKHKNKYIPFKDFPKAPESILKQTAEELFSNINMKPTAQMSGATDNFVDFSIPDKYLKSQIKDEVTEKDKALVEELDNFLKSNDQLEQAQSQLNFIKLYYDQDTNSYQPLPEHTLKKSLSGMINLNPSLNDIDDEYLWNLIPKDKTFGSPPFEQSIAKDGFKKWEKVQLQKHKTEIKEEEINNKEFEDFKQLLHNSKTFFKVNSSGRRKLDRKLLKRYKQLKQQGKIPKDFNLIKFNDDNDL; translated from the coding sequence ATGTTTCCAAGAGCAAAGATACCTTATAGAAGTGTCCGTTTGACAGCTCAACAGGCATCGAATAAAGGGAGgttcttttcttcaaagcCTCCCAAGACAGAAGATGGTATATATTCATACTCAGGTACACATATAAATTCCCATTCACTCTCGCCATCACTGCCAACTATGAATAAACATAAGAATAAATACATACCGTTCAAAGATTTCCCCAAGGCGCCAGAAAGCATATTAAAACAAACAGCAGAAGagttattttcaaatataaatatgaaacCAACGGCGCAGATGAGCGGAGCCACCGATAACTTTGTAGATTTCTCGATTCCGGATAAATATCTCAAAAGTCAGATTAAGGATGAAGTGACGGAGAAGGACAAGGCATTAGTGGAAGAGCTCGataactttttgaaatctaACGATCAACTCGAGCAGGCACAGTCACAGttgaattttatcaaaCTATATTACGACCAGGACACTAATCTGTACCAGCCATTACCGGAGCACACGTTGAAAAAGTCATTATCGGGGATGATTAATTTGAATCCGTCGTTAAACGATATTGACGACGAGTATTTATGGAATTTAATACCTAAGGACAAGACCTTCGGTAGTCCTCCTTTTGAGCAGTCAATAGCTAAGGATGGGTTTAAAAAATGGGAAAAAGTGCAATTACAAAAACATAAGACAGAAATCAAGGAAGAGGAAATCAACAATAAGGAgtttgaagattttaaaCAGTTGTTGCATAACTCCAAGACGTTTTTCAAAGTGAATTCTTCTGGTCGTAGAAAGTTGGACAGAAAGTTATTGAAGAGATACAAGCAGTTAAAGCAACAAGGTAAAATTCCTAAAGATTTCAACTTAATCAAgtttaatgatgataatgatttataa
- a CDS encoding DEHA2C12254p (similar to uniprot|P22216 Saccharomyces cerevisiae YPL153C RAD53 Protein kinase), which yields MEFTQPTQTQPTQQSPATQDVEESDKSYICRLVCTTGQYTHFDLTQDKNLWIIGRNQECDYTLNLSTRLSNKHFKLWFNSQYNTLWIQDMSTNGTHLNNSRLVKGSNYMLNQGDEISVGNGIAKDIVKFVILFQDKFNPSKFSNPDMKEQGIYKDFIVKNEVIGQGAFATVKKTIERSTGKSYAVKIINRRKALKNGESMEGVNRELSILRQLDHPNIVYLKSFYEDIDNYYLVMEYVPGGDLMDFVAANGAIGEDATQVITKQILEGINYVHKMGISHRDLKPDNILIMQDDPILIKITDFGLAKLSDNVTFMKTFCGTLAYVAPEIITGKYDANDSNNYSSLVDIWSLGCLVYVLLTSHLPFNGKTQAQMFTKIKNAEYHESPLNTYNVSADGKEFLNCCLQVNPRLRITAQGALKHKWLSHIKDENEEMSLSQSQSQQLRKIDNDMVRPLEKNQFKVPKRVVLPPSQQPASQQKAIPKPKSQINDKNSVEHNEDIQEEATDKTKIQSQHKSINGHSLQDITNDNIYQNNGKRSIDASSEPIDTSKRIKLENLSINEEVPKDTFIILLPVDKTVNNKPIYIRQGVNPYAIGRNETCDTFINDDRISKIHCLIQKKRHPVLTSSIYESPAHCLDDIWLLDSSTNSCLINGVVLGKNRKTQIFNNDIIDLFKDDKINERMSYKISIKDQTGLFNRGERMNNNKLVNVLKQDSNDLRLKPKTVVEPAIPESNSQKDIIGNGGNFNSQLRQQRKLLANSNKPSQSTKRANLQVGQSRPTNSWLS from the coding sequence ATGGAATTTACGCAACCAACACAAACGCAGCCGACGCAGCAGTCGCCAGCGACGCAAGATGTTGAAGAGTCGGATAAGTCTTACATATGTCGATTGGTTTGTACTACAGGACAGTATACTCATTTTGACTTAACGCAGGATAAAAACTTGTGGATAATAGGCAGAAATCAGGAATGTGACTATACACTCAATTTAAGCACCCGACTTTCAAATAAGCATTTCAAGCTATGGTTTAATTCGCaatataatacattatGGATACAGGATATGTCTACTAATGGGACGCATTTAAATAATAGTCGATTAGTAAAGGGATCGAACTACATGTTGAACCAAGGGGATGAAATATCAGTAGGGAATGGTATCGCGAAAGACATAGTGAAATTTGTAATTTTGTTTCAAGATAAGTTCAACCCATCGAAGTTTTCGAATCCAGACATGAAAGAACAAGGCATATACAAGGATTTTATTGTGAAGAATGAGGTTATCGGACAGGGCGCGTTTGCGACGGTTAAAAAGACAATTGAGAGGTCAACAGGGAAGTCATATGCTGTGAAGATAATAAACCGTAGAAAAGCATTAAAAAATGGAGAATCAATGGAAGGAGTTAATAGAGAATTATCGATTTTACGGCAATTAGACCATCCAAACATTGTTTACTTGAAATCTTTTTATGAAGacattgataattattacCTAGTTATGGAGTATGTTCCAGGTGGTGATTTGATGGACTTTGTAGCAGCAAATGGTGCAATCGGTGAAGATGCAACGCAGGTGATTACGAAACAAATTTTGGAAGGTATCAATTATGTCCATAAAATGGGCATATCTCATCGAGACTTGAAACCGGATAACATCTTGATAATGCAGGATGATCCCATCTTGATTAAAATTACTGATTTTGGGTTAGCGAAGCTAAGTGACAATGTTACGTTCATGAAGACGTTCTGTGGGACATTAGCTTATGTTGCACCTGAAATAATCACAGGAAAGTATGACGCGAACGATTCCAATAATTACTCATCCTTGGTTGACATATGGTCTCTCGGCTGTCTTGTTTACGTACTTTTAACCTCGCATTTACCATTTAATGGTAAGACCCAAGCACAAATGTTTACTAAGATTAAAAATGCAGAATATCATGAATCACCGCTAAATACATATAACGTCTCTGCAGATGGTAAGGAATTCTTAAATTGCTGCTTACAGGTTAATCCCAGATTGAGAATAACCGCGCAGGGGGCATTAAAGCATAAATGGTTATCGCATATAAAGGACgagaatgaagaaatgaGTCTTTCTCAATCGCAAAGTCAACAACTaagaaaaattgacaaCGATATGGTGAGGCCGTTAGAGAAGAACCAGTTCAAAGTACCAAAAAGAGTGGTTTTACCTCCATCTCAGCAACCTGCAAGTCAACAAAAAGCAATTCCAAAACCCAAGAGCcaaatcaatgataaaaattctGTTGAGCATAACGAAGACATACAAGAGGAAGCGACGGATAAGACTAAGATTCAAAGTCAACATAAGAGTATAAATGGCCACAGTTTGCAAGACATAACAAACGATAATATATACCAAAACAATGGTAAACGATCAATAGATGCATCATCAGAGCCGATAGACACTTCCAAAAGGATCAAACTAGAAAACTTGAGTATTAACGAAGAAGTCCCCAAAGACACATTTATAATACTTTTACCCGTTGATAAGACAGTTAATAATAAACCTATATATATTAGACAGGGCGTTAACCCGTACGCAATTGGGCGTAATGAAACATGTGATACAttcattaatgatgatagAATATCAAAGATACACTGTTTAATACAGAAAAAACGTCATCCTGTGctaacttcttcaatttatgAAAGCCCAGCCCATTGTCTTGATGATATTTGGCTTTTAGATCTGAGTACTAATTCGTGTCTTATTAATGGAGTTGTTTTGGGAAAGAATCGCAAAACTCAAATATTTAACAacgatattattgatttgtTCAAAGACGACAAGATTAACGAACGAATGAGCTACAAAATTAGCATCAAAGACCAAACAGGTCTATTTAACCGCGGCGAACGcatgaataataataaattggtCAATGTCCTTAAGCAAGATCTGAATGACCTCAGATTGAAGCCTAAAACGGTCGTTGAACCGGCCATTCCAGAAAGCAACAGTCAAAAGGATATCATTGGAAATGGAGGTAATTTTAATTCACAACTCAGACAGCAGCGCAAATTGTTAGCGAACTCTAATAAGCCTAGCCAATCTACCAAAAGAGCCAACTTGCAAGTTGGTCAATCTCGGCCTACTAACTCGTGGTTGAGCTAA